One region of Bacteroidota bacterium genomic DNA includes:
- a CDS encoding putative porin, with translation MNKILSRRSMRHLCIFFLFLVNALSLHASPVDSTAFPLTVPTSVRYTYESDFGQGLKNMIAPDTSLTDHEEINPAFHLHYNFLGTLGSAANSQLFRPDNSVYTRPSINTYDLYLFDHDRIKYYKTNKRYSDLSYHNATFREQHIGILHTQNILKNWNAGFDFNRITVKDFLPNSDVFHSRFLVFTSYQSPNKRYAFFANGFTNVIKNQVNGGISNDSLFDNSALTNVALKGLPVNLTDAVNRFRKKSFSLSQYFDLGKKSDTTQQSGIKTWIRLHHEITYESGSFSYVDKSTDSSFYSDYFYSTTTYDSLHYTDLRNRAGIGLPYLEEGSSFRKNFSATAMLEHQSFRYSQRSDTSWENISLLGTIATRPDSNRLHFSLNGHYVLSGHDETSYSGDLFVHSPLYSFGELSAQLHTDNHKADLIYSLYEGNHFGWKNDFKNENLSFLTVSYELPVWKFKLEASVFNLDDYVFLSTSSRPEQAVSSIQVTQFMLSKNFKWRNFHFDNKFYFQSSTDIKRLPLPDLATTNALYYQGFLFKKAMLAQLGFDAHFNSAYYADAFMPATGLFYLQEQKKTGGYPVINFFFNMKIKTARLFLKFENLGDGLIQDTYTYVPHYPQPGRVIKFGVDWRFLDQ, from the coding sequence TTGAACAAAATATTGTCCCGCAGGAGTATGCGTCATCTTTGCATTTTTTTTCTGTTTCTTGTTAATGCCCTGAGCCTGCATGCTTCTCCCGTAGATTCTACCGCATTTCCTCTGACCGTACCTACTTCTGTCCGTTACACCTATGAATCCGATTTTGGACAGGGATTAAAAAACATGATCGCTCCGGATACTTCCCTCACGGATCATGAAGAGATCAATCCTGCCTTTCACCTGCATTATAATTTTTTGGGTACACTTGGGAGCGCAGCGAATTCGCAGCTGTTTCGTCCCGATAATTCAGTTTATACCCGTCCTTCCATAAATACCTACGATCTCTATCTTTTCGATCATGACCGGATTAAATATTACAAAACCAATAAACGCTATAGCGATTTATCCTATCACAACGCGACATTTCGTGAGCAGCACATTGGTATTTTGCACACACAAAACATTCTGAAAAACTGGAACGCCGGTTTTGATTTTAACAGAATCACCGTAAAAGATTTCCTTCCCAACAGCGATGTATTTCATAGTCGCTTTCTTGTATTTACTTCCTATCAGTCGCCCAATAAGCGTTACGCTTTTTTTGCCAATGGTTTTACCAATGTAATCAAGAACCAGGTCAATGGCGGAATCAGCAATGATTCACTTTTTGACAATTCAGCTTTGACAAATGTCGCTTTGAAAGGTCTTCCTGTAAATCTTACGGATGCAGTAAACAGGTTTCGTAAGAAGAGTTTTTCACTGAGTCAGTATTTTGATCTTGGAAAAAAAAGTGACACTACTCAGCAATCCGGAATCAAAACCTGGATTCGCCTGCATCACGAAATTACCTATGAAAGCGGTTCATTTTCATATGTAGACAAATCAACCGACAGTTCCTTTTATTCCGATTATTTTTACTCTACCACAACTTATGATTCCCTGCATTACACGGATTTGAGAAACCGTGCCGGGATTGGTTTGCCTTATCTGGAAGAAGGCAGTTCGTTCCGGAAAAACTTTTCAGCGACAGCCATGCTGGAACACCAGTCTTTCCGCTATTCCCAGCGCTCCGATACAAGTTGGGAGAATATTTCCCTGCTCGGCACCATTGCCACAAGACCCGACAGCAACCGTTTGCATTTTAGCTTGAACGGGCATTATGTACTCAGTGGCCATGATGAAACAAGTTATTCCGGTGATCTGTTTGTACATTCTCCATTGTATTCTTTTGGTGAATTGTCGGCACAGTTGCACACTGATAATCACAAAGCCGATCTGATATACAGTTTGTACGAAGGCAATCATTTTGGATGGAAAAATGATTTCAAGAACGAAAATCTCTCCTTTCTGACTGTCAGTTATGAATTACCTGTCTGGAAATTTAAACTCGAAGCAAGTGTATTCAATCTCGACGATTATGTTTTCCTAAGCACTTCTTCCCGTCCTGAGCAGGCAGTTTCTTCTATTCAGGTAACACAATTTATGCTCAGCAAGAATTTCAAATGGAGAAATTTCCATTTTGACAACAAATTTTATTTTCAATCGAGCACAGACATAAAACGACTCCCTTTACCGGATCTGGCCACAACGAACGCGCTTTACTACCAGGGCTTTTTATTCAAAAAAGCGATGCTGGCTCAGTTGGGTTTTGATGCACATTTTAACAGCGCCTATTATGCTGACGCTTTCATGCCTGCAACCGGACTATTTTATTTACAGGAACAAAAAAAGACGGGTGGTTATCCGGTGATCAATTTCTTTTTTAATATGAAAATAAAAACCGCGAGGTTATTTCTTAAATTTGAAAATCTGGGTGATGGTTTGATCCAGGATACATACACTTACGTTCCTCACTACCCACAACCCGGCAGAGTCATTAAGTTTGGGGTGGATTGGAGGTTTTTGGATCAGTAG
- a CDS encoding PD-(D/E)XK nuclease family protein: MKTFLQKLTDELIAKHGEDLSKIRIIFPTRRAGLFFRKELATHLSRPVWAPEIFSIQDFIAGYTTYTIPDPLTLRFELFKIYNKFFPGESFDRFYPWGELLLRDFEDLDRYLADPSKVFSLISDMREIDQVFSLADEDMEKLKTFWQNFFDKDPSRLKSEFMNTWEHLGPIYRDFKASLKERSLAYEGMAIRELAERFISSGAPDSEEYTKIIFAGFYALSPAEEHIISSFVKKGNAEIIWDADAYYTDDPRQEAGSFLRDHPLVGDDFHWKEDYFSTIPKTIEMAGIPLQVGQAKYAGSLVADLMKEKDFRPERTVVVIPDENLLFPVLYALPEELEDINVTMGYPLHATPVFGLFESLIALQRNCTIDKEKNETFYFRDVLNILNHPYIRLIDGKSISAWVQKYEKDKTIRIIGNTLTTQKSELFKLIFSRQEEVKNIFEWGRRVLRLILDSMNEHEFRFHRLESEFVYHFYTQLQRLEEVILEQNVVPGLETIWYLFREIIYSSKIPFTGEPLRGLQVMGFLETRVLDFDNVIILSVNEEVLPSSGNSPSFIPFSIRKAFNLPTYEEQHAVSAYHFYRLLQRASNIHLLYNTESKKVAGGEKSRFLLQIEYELAAKFSKSIRLTEKIISTGFSKEKVQPIEVSKSDEVKSILQKYLPNPELKSKFSQNFSPSALNTYITCKLKFYFKYVVKLKEKDEPEEDMEASTFGKVLHKAMELAYRDVVELSADNLDKIIKKSSDYLDEAIALEYVSASELEGKNILLKNVIHELLLKIFKVDKKDLPFRIHALEKEVNLEFSLNEKDRVLLHGYIDRIDEDNTGVRIVDYKTGKVNTKKFESIADLFQDPVYKEQLQAMLYAYMARNNYPGKSIRSGLVTLKDMSQGIWYLQQGQVFSQEQFAEFEIQLRNLINDILNPATSFTQTDDESRCEYCPFLEICNK; the protein is encoded by the coding sequence ATGAAAACTTTTCTACAGAAATTAACCGACGAGCTGATTGCGAAACACGGTGAGGATCTTTCAAAGATCCGGATCATATTTCCTACCCGAAGGGCTGGTTTATTTTTCAGAAAGGAGCTGGCAACACATTTGTCCAGACCGGTCTGGGCACCGGAAATTTTTTCCATCCAGGATTTCATCGCCGGATATACAACTTACACCATTCCTGATCCGCTCACGCTTCGTTTCGAACTGTTTAAAATCTACAATAAATTTTTCCCGGGAGAATCCTTTGACCGGTTCTATCCATGGGGAGAATTGCTTCTCCGCGATTTTGAAGACCTCGACCGTTATCTTGCGGATCCATCCAAAGTGTTTTCACTGATTTCAGATATGCGTGAAATCGATCAGGTATTCAGTCTGGCGGACGAAGACATGGAAAAGCTGAAAACATTCTGGCAGAATTTTTTTGATAAAGATCCGTCCCGTCTCAAATCTGAATTCATGAATACCTGGGAACATCTGGGTCCGATTTATCGTGATTTCAAAGCGAGTCTGAAAGAACGTTCCCTCGCATACGAAGGCATGGCTATCCGTGAACTGGCGGAAAGATTTATTTCTTCCGGTGCTCCTGATTCGGAAGAGTATACAAAAATCATTTTCGCCGGATTCTATGCATTGTCGCCGGCTGAAGAACACATCATCAGCTCATTTGTAAAAAAAGGCAACGCCGAAATTATCTGGGACGCGGATGCTTATTATACCGATGATCCCAGACAGGAGGCCGGTTCATTTTTACGTGATCATCCATTGGTTGGAGATGATTTCCATTGGAAAGAAGATTATTTCTCTACCATCCCGAAGACCATCGAAATGGCCGGAATTCCTTTGCAGGTCGGACAGGCAAAATATGCAGGTTCATTGGTGGCTGATTTGATGAAGGAAAAAGATTTCCGCCCTGAACGTACTGTCGTCGTAATACCGGATGAAAATCTGCTGTTCCCTGTATTGTATGCATTGCCGGAAGAACTCGAAGACATCAACGTCACCATGGGTTATCCATTGCACGCGACTCCGGTGTTTGGATTGTTTGAATCTTTAATTGCCTTGCAGCGTAATTGTACCATCGATAAGGAAAAGAACGAAACATTTTATTTCCGCGATGTCCTGAATATCCTGAATCACCCTTATATCCGATTGATTGATGGCAAATCAATCAGTGCATGGGTGCAGAAATATGAAAAGGACAAAACAATTCGGATTATCGGTAATACTTTAACAACTCAAAAATCAGAGCTTTTCAAACTCATCTTTTCCCGGCAGGAAGAAGTAAAAAATATTTTTGAATGGGGAAGAAGGGTGCTTCGTTTGATCCTGGATTCGATGAATGAACATGAGTTTCGTTTTCACCGACTGGAATCGGAATTTGTCTATCATTTTTACACGCAATTACAACGACTGGAAGAAGTGATCCTCGAGCAAAATGTTGTTCCCGGACTCGAAACCATCTGGTATCTGTTCAGGGAAATTATTTATTCTTCCAAAATTCCTTTCACAGGCGAGCCACTGCGTGGATTACAGGTGATGGGATTCCTGGAAACACGTGTGTTGGATTTTGATAATGTGATCATCTTGTCGGTAAATGAAGAAGTGCTTCCTTCTTCGGGGAACAGTCCTTCTTTTATTCCATTCTCCATTCGCAAAGCATTTAATTTGCCTACGTATGAAGAACAGCATGCCGTGTCCGCATACCATTTCTACAGATTGCTGCAGCGTGCATCCAATATTCATTTGCTCTACAATACCGAATCCAAAAAAGTAGCAGGAGGGGAGAAGTCGAGATTTTTATTGCAGATCGAATACGAACTCGCCGCAAAATTTTCAAAAAGTATACGGCTGACCGAAAAGATCATCAGTACAGGATTTAGTAAAGAGAAAGTACAGCCGATCGAAGTGAGCAAATCGGATGAAGTGAAAAGTATCCTGCAGAAATATCTTCCAAACCCTGAACTCAAGAGTAAATTTTCGCAGAACTTTTCTCCTTCAGCTTTGAATACGTACATCACCTGTAAGCTGAAATTCTATTTCAAGTATGTCGTCAAGTTGAAAGAAAAGGATGAACCGGAAGAGGATATGGAAGCTTCGACATTCGGAAAAGTGCTGCACAAAGCCATGGAGCTTGCTTACCGGGATGTGGTCGAACTATCCGCGGACAACCTTGATAAGATCATCAAAAAATCCAGCGATTATCTGGATGAAGCCATCGCTCTCGAATATGTAAGCGCAAGTGAACTCGAGGGGAAAAATATTTTGCTGAAGAATGTTATTCATGAATTGCTTTTGAAAATATTTAAAGTAGACAAAAAAGATTTGCCTTTTCGCATCCATGCTTTGGAAAAAGAAGTGAATCTTGAATTTTCACTGAATGAAAAAGACCGTGTTTTACTCCACGGTTATATCGACAGAATCGACGAGGACAATACAGGCGTTCGAATCGTCGATTACAAGACGGGTAAAGTAAATACAAAGAAGTTTGAATCCATTGCGGACTTGTTTCAGGATCCTGTGTACAAGGAGCAATTACAGGCTATGTTGTATGCATACATGGCCCGAAACAATTATCCCGGAAAATCCATTCGTTCCGGACTTGTTACGCTGAAAGACATGAGCCAGGGCATCTGGTATCTGCAGCAGGGACAGGTTTTTTCTCAGGAACAGTTCGCTGAATTTGAAATTCAGTTGAGGAATTTGATCAACGATATCCTCAATCCTGCTACCTCATTTACTCAAACCGATGATGAATCCCGTTGTGAGTATTGTCCCTTTTTAGAAATCTGTAACAAGTAA
- a CDS encoding T9SS type A sorting domain-containing protein, giving the protein MVTKAIKGILIMLLLSWSAVMNAQSNNVRGYYLKDVNSWLGNTTQENTILNYSQGNGFTYIIFYDLGSFDWSSTTRKNQLAAFMTKARNTYGITEISASGEIYSFFSNYIIPYNNSRTVATEKFNVLNFEFEYWVSSSISSLYCSKYLVPNGCSCDTAGAWAFSWREFKKIDSLAGANGLVSEYYLGWPNKGQIQQVASRSDRILLHAYRTNDADVYQYSRNRLIDAASLNTSVKIIPIFSSESSFMGPWLASHPVTQPYQTYSGYYTSETGTWKSNINLQGYVWFTYSTMPQTTTAAVATITAGGPTSFCTGGSVTLTANSGSQYLWSPGGATTRSITVSTSGSYTVRVTNTSGVNATSPATVVTVSSTMAAPTITASGPTSFCAGGNVTLTSSTAGAYLWSNSATTQSITVSTAGSYTVRATTGGCTATSTATAVSITTTAATPTITASGSLNICPGKPITLTSSAASGYLWSNGATTRSIVISSAGTYWVKGYGGPNCFAQSANKVTSLLTAPATPTITASGSTTLSTSNPSITLTASTASTYSWLSGQSTRSITVNAQGSYRVTVTGSNGCAATSSAVLVNANGCTPPAVPTITLSGSNVLVSGQTVTLTSSTAGGYLWSTGATTKSITVSAAGTYSVRAYNAGSCYSTSLTTTVYVISARQAQIVDNTTSSEFTAFPNPAQDHLAFSFNAGADQKIEFRMVDMSGRIMEERNITAAEGENRIDLEIGDYARGIYLATLRTENEQKLLKIVVQ; this is encoded by the coding sequence ATGGTTACAAAAGCAATCAAAGGAATTCTCATTATGCTGCTCCTGAGTTGGAGCGCAGTAATGAATGCACAATCGAATAATGTTCGTGGATATTATTTAAAAGATGTCAACTCCTGGCTGGGAAATACTACACAGGAAAACACAATCCTGAATTACAGCCAGGGTAATGGATTCACCTACATCATTTTTTATGATCTGGGATCCTTTGACTGGAGCAGTACGACGAGAAAAAATCAGCTTGCCGCGTTTATGACCAAGGCAAGAAATACTTATGGAATTACTGAGATTTCAGCATCCGGTGAGATTTATTCCTTCTTTTCGAATTACATCATTCCTTATAATAACAGCAGAACTGTTGCCACCGAAAAATTTAATGTTCTGAATTTCGAATTTGAATATTGGGTTTCTTCCAGTATCAGTTCATTGTATTGCAGTAAATACCTTGTACCCAACGGATGTTCCTGTGACACAGCAGGTGCCTGGGCGTTCTCCTGGAGAGAATTCAAAAAGATCGATTCCCTTGCCGGTGCTAACGGATTGGTTTCTGAGTATTATCTGGGCTGGCCAAACAAAGGTCAAATTCAACAGGTTGCTTCCCGCTCTGACAGGATCCTATTACACGCATATCGTACGAACGATGCTGACGTTTATCAATATTCACGCAATCGCTTGATTGACGCGGCTTCTCTGAATACTTCAGTAAAGATCATTCCAATCTTCTCCAGCGAGTCCTCTTTCATGGGACCATGGCTGGCATCGCATCCGGTTACCCAACCTTACCAGACCTATTCCGGATATTACACATCGGAAACGGGTACCTGGAAATCAAATATTAATCTACAGGGTTATGTGTGGTTCACTTATTCCACAATGCCACAAACTACTACGGCCGCGGTTGCAACCATTACAGCAGGCGGACCTACCTCCTTCTGTACAGGTGGAAGTGTGACCTTAACCGCGAATTCAGGATCACAATATTTATGGAGCCCGGGTGGCGCAACTACTCGTTCCATTACCGTGAGTACAAGTGGAAGCTATACTGTTCGTGTTACCAACACGAGTGGTGTGAATGCCACTTCTCCGGCTACAGTTGTTACCGTAAGCAGTACGATGGCAGCTCCTACAATTACTGCAAGCGGACCGACATCATTTTGTGCCGGAGGAAACGTGACGCTGACATCCAGTACAGCCGGAGCATACCTGTGGTCCAATTCAGCGACAACACAATCTATTACTGTATCTACTGCAGGCAGCTATACTGTTAGAGCCACAACCGGTGGTTGCACCGCAACCTCAACCGCTACTGCTGTAAGTATCACAACTACTGCAGCTACACCAACCATCACAGCGAGCGGTTCACTGAACATTTGTCCCGGTAAGCCAATTACACTTACTTCATCAGCTGCCAGCGGTTACCTTTGGTCCAATGGTGCTACTACTCGTTCAATTGTGATCAGTTCAGCTGGTACTTATTGGGTAAAAGGTTACGGCGGTCCAAACTGCTTCGCTCAGTCAGCCAATAAAGTGACGTCTCTACTAACTGCACCTGCAACTCCTACCATCACTGCTAGCGGTTCAACAACCTTATCTACATCCAATCCAAGTATTACTCTTACTGCAAGCACTGCAAGTACATATAGCTGGTTATCCGGACAATCAACCAGAAGCATCACAGTTAATGCGCAGGGAAGCTATCGTGTGACTGTTACAGGATCTAATGGTTGTGCTGCAACTTCAAGTGCTGTTTTGGTAAATGCAAATGGTTGCACTCCTCCGGCTGTGCCTACAATTACTCTTTCAGGATCGAATGTATTGGTAAGTGGACAAACAGTAACCCTGACATCAAGTACAGCAGGAGGTTATCTTTGGTCAACAGGAGCGACGACAAAATCAATTACAGTGAGCGCGGCAGGTACTTACTCCGTTCGTGCTTATAATGCAGGTAGCTGTTATTCCACTTCTCTGACAACAACTGTTTATGTGATCAGTGCACGTCAGGCGCAAATTGTAGACAATACAACATCCTCAGAATTTACAGCCTTCCCGAATCCAGCTCAGGATCATCTGGCATTCAGTTTTAATGCCGGTGCCGACCAAAAAATTGAATTCCGAATGGTGGATATGTCGGGCAGAATCATGGAAGAAAGAAACATTACCGCCGCTGAAGGTGAGAACCGGATCGATCTGGAGATCGGTGATTATGCACGCGGAATCTATCTCGCTACTTTACGTACAGAGAATGAACAAAAGCTTTTGAAAATAGTAGTTCAATAA
- a CDS encoding T9SS type A sorting domain-containing protein — MKSIYSRLLIALLLLSSGAYSQTTDLRGIYIDNFSQILGNTVKEDSLLHYAQDSSFNYLALYDLHNINFSNANSVNTLASFIRRARENYGIINIGAVGESYSTFRDKIAPYNNAHTNANEKFNVFNLEFEFWTTSSVNPGGYYCTQYLQPNNCGCDSAGGFKFYIAQMHNIDSLASVQGAISETYVGWFNQGQAQQIVRNTDRILLHAYRINPSSVYGYSQTRLSYLASLNQPVDVMPIFSSEPIFMGPWLASHSNVESYTKYVADYNADASSWKPYIRLKGYHWFDYGYMPHPVYNGTTTTTTPTITALGSLSFCTGGNVTLSAPSNASYLWSNGATTQTITVNTSGTFSCSVTKNGTAQTSNTLTVQVNGLPSSSFTVGNAQSSGVPLTSTSSSGSGSISTYRWYRDGASISGATSSTYSATQDGSYSLVVTNSNGCSQNSSAQYVTVPVTTCILSTPSGLASASVSPTSQLVTWSSMPQTDSVIVRYKKEGTSTYYYLRMPNTGQTSVLLTNLAPNSRYSYRVKTMCGTTASSYSAKSYFTTGSNSSTNNNTSSRTVYQEVDTQSDDDELLAYPVPANEFIQFYFFADFVQNGEISIMDISGRIVLKQNASVVEGDNSINLHTEDLMPGIYFATVRADGISMTKRILIHH; from the coding sequence ATGAAATCAATTTACTCCCGGCTTCTGATTGCCCTTCTTCTCCTGAGTTCAGGAGCCTATTCCCAAACGACTGATCTCAGAGGAATTTACATTGACAATTTTTCACAGATCCTTGGCAACACAGTAAAAGAAGATAGTCTTTTGCATTATGCACAAGACAGTTCATTCAACTATCTTGCTCTTTATGATCTGCACAATATCAATTTCTCAAACGCGAACAGTGTAAATACACTTGCCAGCTTTATTCGCAGAGCGCGTGAGAATTATGGCATCATCAATATTGGTGCTGTTGGTGAGTCATACTCAACATTTCGTGATAAAATTGCTCCATATAATAATGCACATACGAATGCGAATGAAAAATTCAATGTCTTCAACCTTGAATTTGAATTCTGGACAACATCATCCGTCAATCCGGGTGGATACTATTGTACGCAATACTTACAGCCTAACAACTGTGGATGCGATTCGGCAGGTGGGTTTAAGTTTTACATTGCTCAAATGCACAATATTGATTCCCTCGCCAGTGTACAGGGAGCTATCTCAGAAACTTATGTAGGCTGGTTTAACCAGGGACAGGCACAACAGATTGTACGTAATACCGACAGGATACTTTTGCATGCTTACCGTATCAATCCTTCTTCAGTATATGGTTACAGCCAGACACGTCTGAGTTATCTTGCTTCATTGAATCAGCCTGTTGATGTGATGCCGATCTTTTCTTCCGAACCGATTTTCATGGGTCCATGGTTAGCTTCTCATTCCAATGTTGAATCATACACAAAATATGTAGCGGATTATAACGCGGATGCAAGTTCATGGAAACCCTATATCAGATTGAAAGGATACCATTGGTTTGATTATGGATATATGCCACATCCTGTTTACAATGGTACAACCACAACTACTACTCCTACCATTACCGCTTTAGGTTCACTTTCTTTTTGCACAGGCGGAAATGTAACACTCTCGGCTCCTTCGAATGCAAGTTATCTCTGGTCAAACGGTGCTACAACACAAACGATCACAGTAAATACTTCCGGAACTTTCTCTTGTTCGGTTACAAAAAATGGTACAGCACAAACTTCAAATACACTCACTGTACAAGTAAACGGACTTCCTTCATCATCGTTCACAGTTGGTAACGCACAATCCAGTGGTGTACCACTCACTTCTACTTCCAGTTCAGGTAGTGGATCAATTTCAACTTATCGTTGGTATCGTGACGGAGCTTCGATTTCAGGAGCCACGTCATCTACTTATTCAGCGACACAGGATGGATCTTATTCGCTCGTTGTAACAAACAGCAATGGTTGCAGTCAGAATTCTTCCGCTCAGTACGTAACTGTTCCGGTAACTACCTGCATCCTTAGTACACCATCTGGACTGGCATCTGCTTCTGTCAGTCCAACCAGTCAGCTTGTAACATGGAGTTCAATGCCACAAACAGACAGTGTGATTGTACGTTACAAAAAAGAAGGAACGAGCACATATTATTATTTGCGCATGCCGAACACAGGACAAACTTCCGTTCTGCTTACTAATCTTGCTCCAAATTCAAGATATTCCTACCGTGTGAAGACAATGTGTGGAACTACTGCCAGTTCTTATTCAGCGAAATCATATTTCACCACAGGAAGTAATTCTTCAACCAACAACAACACATCCAGCAGAACTGTATACCAGGAAGTGGATACACAATCGGATGATGATGAATTGTTGGCTTACCCTGTTCCCGCGAATGAATTCATCCAATTCTATTTCTTCGCCGACTTTGTTCAGAATGGAGAGATTAGTATCATGGATATTTCCGGAAGAATTGTTTTGAAACAGAATGCATCAGTTGTTGAAGGAGATAATTCTATCAATCTCCACACAGAAGATCTCATGCCAGGTATCTATTTCGCTACGGTAAGAGCCGATGGAATTTCAATGACGAAACGGATCCTGATCCACCATTAA
- a CDS encoding isoaspartyl peptidase/L-asparaginase: MKKFTIAIHGGAGTILRSALTDEKERAYRAGLQEALDAGMGILSRGGKSLDAVQAAVESLENCPLFNAGKGSVFTNDGKHEMDASIMEGSTLRAGAVAGVHQIKNPVALARAIMDQTEHVMLSGAGAEEFAKRAGIKTENDDYFFNQFRFDQLKEVQDSEKTILDHSDKKFGTVGAVALDMEGHIAAATSTGGMTNKRYGRIGDSPVIGAGTYANDLTCAVSCTGHGEFFLRAVVAYDISCLIEYKGYSLKQACEKVVLDKLVKIGGEGGLIAINTLGEVELVFNSEGMYRGFADNLGNSLISIYKD; encoded by the coding sequence ATGAAAAAATTTACAATCGCTATACATGGTGGTGCCGGTACAATTCTTCGCTCTGCACTGACTGATGAAAAGGAAAGAGCCTATCGGGCAGGACTACAGGAAGCTCTGGATGCGGGAATGGGCATACTTTCACGAGGCGGCAAATCATTGGATGCCGTGCAGGCAGCTGTTGAAAGCCTTGAAAATTGTCCACTGTTCAATGCCGGAAAAGGTTCCGTTTTCACGAATGATGGCAAACATGAAATGGATGCTTCAATTATGGAAGGATCAACTCTTCGTGCAGGTGCTGTTGCCGGAGTTCATCAAATAAAAAATCCTGTTGCTCTTGCACGCGCGATTATGGATCAAACTGAACATGTGATGCTCAGTGGAGCAGGAGCAGAGGAGTTCGCCAAACGTGCCGGTATAAAAACTGAAAACGATGATTACTTCTTTAATCAGTTTCGGTTTGACCAGTTAAAAGAAGTACAGGACAGTGAAAAAACCATTCTGGATCACAGCGATAAAAAGTTTGGTACTGTTGGCGCTGTCGCTTTAGATATGGAAGGACATATAGCTGCCGCAACTTCCACAGGTGGAATGACCAATAAAAGATATGGACGGATAGGAGACAGTCCGGTGATAGGAGCAGGAACCTATGCAAACGACCTCACCTGTGCAGTATCCTGTACCGGTCATGGAGAGTTTTTTCTTCGTGCTGTTGTTGCTTATGACATTTCTTGCCTTATAGAATACAAAGGCTATTCCTTAAAACAGGCTTGCGAAAAGGTGGTGCTGGATAAGCTTGTAAAAATAGGAGGGGAAGGCGGACTAATAGCCATCAACACACTTGGAGAAGTGGAATTGGTCTTCAATTCTGAAGGTATGTACCGGGGATTCGCTGATAACCTCGGAAATAGCCTGATTTCCATCTATAAAGACTGA